The window agcatttaaacaaaattaagaccaaaaatttttaaaaatagagcatGAAGGGATATAAAACCTGAAAGGGGCTTCTAATTCTAATAGTATAGAAATAAGTCTTCTTATTaaaaagagattattttaaatttatatttttatcaattacaagtaaaattacttttagaatttaaaatttttgagttcaaattctctcttcttctccttccctgcattgaaaaagtaagcaatttgaaattaatgggcatctcctcaatttccaattctatgccaccacaaaaaaaaaatacgtCTCTTTGGGACATATATCTAGTAGTGGGattattgggtcaaagggaatgcacaattttatagcccctTGGACATAGTTCCACATTGTTTGAGAATGGctaaatcagttcacaacaccaATAACACATTAGTGTTCcattttttccacattctttccaatatttgtcattttcctttttcagttagAGCCATTCCAATAGATGTGAAAGTaccatttaatttgcatttttctaatcaataatgattcagattatttttttttttaggattttggaaggcaaatggggttaaggggcttgcccaaggccacacaactaggtaattattgtgtctgaggccggatttgaactcagggctggtactctatccactgtaccacctagctgcccccagattattttttatatgactatagataacctTGATTTGTTCTTCAGAAAACTGTCAGTTCatgtcctttaaccatttatcaatttaagAATAACtcatattcttatgaatttgatttgGTTATCTATTGAGAATTgaggcctttattagagaaactttaaaaaaaaattcccatttcctGCTTTCCTCCTAATTTGGACTGAATTGGTTTTACTGGAGCAAAGCCTTTTAATTTGCATCCCATAGTTTCActatcttgtttagtcataaatttttccTTGAACCACAGATCTAAAAGGTAAAATATAACATGTtactctaatttgcttatatcacCTTTTATTCTAAGTCATATACccattttaactttttcttggTAGGTGGTCTGATTCATATTTTTGCTAAACTGTTTTCCAgtcttttggtttttggtttttgttgtccttgttttgttttgtttcctcattgcctattttaattccttcagtttctttttcttctgttattgctacagctagcatttctaggaCAACATTGAACAAtagtggtgataaagggcatccttgcttcacctctgAATTTTCTGAGACTTCTGACTTATCCCCAATACAAATAATGATTTGTGATGGTTTGAGAAAAATACTATATATCAATTTAAGGAAAGTTTCAAAGATTCCAATGTattatagtgtttttaataggaatgtgttGTACTTttccaaaagctttttctttatctatagagataaccatatgatttttgttagtttttgatTTTCCTAGTACTCAGCCAGCCCTATATTCTTAGTATAAATtccacttggtcataatgtatgtttgtgatatattactgtaatctccttgctagtacTTAAtctaaaaattttgcatcaatattcatcaaagaagttgttctataattttctttatctgttttgcttttcctggtttcagcaccatatttgtaCCATAAAAAGAACTTGGTTGGACTcctcctttacctatttttccaaactgAAAAGAGATTTAAGACATTTAGGTAATCATCAACCATTAAAATATGAAACCACACTCTGTCTAAGGTTCCAGAAATATTCAATCATTCCAAAATTCCTATCACAACAGCTAGGGACAGTATTAGAAATTGTTCACAAAGACTCCCTCTAAAGAAGAGGGCTCGGGGCATCTAAGGTGgttgcgggggtccagcctccatggggtccttggaacctgacagaaAGGatagtcggcgaaatgagttgagtcaacaagtgggtaaaggcaggagcaggttgactgactgtcagctgcttagatttatttttatagtttcagaatcatgtatgtttcaagcaagcaagcaagctgagatcatttccttggttacaagagtgtacaattttcatcaccAATCATATAGtacatatggttacaagttttaatcatgtgattacaagtttaagtaataatcatatagttaattgatttcttatccctactcagaccatgatgaccttaacctgtctgttaccttattactacattgtataattgttaattcatttaaagttattaagcaattcttttaatggaaagttttttatatttcttgtgtaatgtttttagatacacttccttaacaatctatagtgagggtctttatgcttgtccacccatccattaactcttacaataaccgaTTTTTCTTTCAGGTcttgttggtagaagccacagtttctgtgacttttttattctttcccatttaactaaggctgttagagttcacatatcggtcacctgtactattttctcaccatctttttcatatattcctgtgtatgataagggggggcaaaactattaatttccctggaattctatctgacccatcttgtatctgttttccctgtatatattctggcatctccctggaattcccagtgttgggttttccagagatttcataatgttgaagccttttgtatgcttTAGGGAGAGgtagtcctgttaaatttggacagagtttacaatctgttttagtcaaggaatttttctgaaatccttcctttatagtcattccagtattagggtgagtaaatattgcaatcaataataaacctataaatattggtatgcatgaaatccctatatattgaagaaggaaatgttgttccatcagacagtgtgactgccttgagtcttcttgctgcgactgtgtcaaacagcttagagaccctggctcccaacaggtgacacagtggataaagcaccggccctggagtcaggagtacctgggttcaaatgtggtctcaaacacttaataattgcctagctgtgtggccttgagcaagccacttaaccctacttgccttgcaaaaaccttaaaagaaaaaaaaagagggcttATTTTGtcaatatgtcttttttttatttagtattttatctttatttttccctagttacatgtaaaatcatttttaacattcatttttaaaattttgaattcctaaTTCTGTCCCTTCCTCTATCCTATaacccctcattgagaaggcaatttCCATAGaagttacacatgtataatcatacaaaatatttccatattaggcattttgtgaaataaacaagaaaaataaagcttaaaaaagtatgtttcaccATCAAAGCTTTAtttgggaatggatagcatttttcattataagtctttAAGAGTTGCCTTGGATTATTATATTGCGGAGATTAGCTAACACATTCATAGCTGATTATTTTACAATACTGATGTTACTTTGTATACAATTTTGCATCAACTCATATAAGTACAGGTTCTTctaagagcatcctgctcatcatatTTTATAGCACAacatattccatcataatcacatactgCAATTTCTCGATGCAAAGGATGCAAGGTGTACCCAAGGAGCAACCAAATGAAATCCACCTTGCTGATTTCTGACCTTTTCAAAAGATATCTAGGAAAATTTTTTCTATATAGGCTGGAaggtctcaaaaaaaaaaactaatcaaagTAGCCATTGATTAGTGATATCATCACCGAATCTAATAATCTATTACACATCAACTCTAGTGGTatgtgtgaaagaagaatgagaatgtAGAAAAGTGTATAGACTACTGGACTATGAACAAGAGCCCTTCAAAACCTGGCCATAAACTGTATTTAAAGCCTCAGTGGacatttctttcctctcacaGTTTATAATTCACCCAAACTGAATTTTTCTCACTTCTTCCAATATAACCCTCAATCATCCATTTTATGTCTTTGCACTGGACATCCCTCATCCTGGAAAGAGGATCAAAGAAGGGCTAGAATCATCCAAGCAGTAATTTTGTGTTCCCTGTTTTCTTTTAATCCATAAGCCTGAAGTAGGTAGAAAGAAAatccttctctcatttttctattcttttgaattttgattaTACTAAGGTCAAGATCCCTATGCCAGGACCACCCCTCTTTTTACTTCCCTATTAGGAGACAACATGTTTTCCAGAGCTAAAATCCAGCGAGTCAGTTGTTTACTGAGTTTGACATAACAATAATCCTTTGGGGACACCCTCTAGATGAAAAGCCACAGCAAAATCCCAGAATTGTTTCACACCAACACCAAGTGTTCTCCAACTTTGGACATGGACTTGCAGTATTCCTCTTCCATTTCACGAAGCCCTACTATTAATCAAACTTGTCTCATTGTAGCTGTTACCCCTCACTTCATGTCTACAGTTCACTACATAGCCACTAGTAAAAATATTGAGATTTTTCCATACCAAAGTGGGTCCCCTATTCAAGAAGGGCCCGGCACATTTGTCTAATTTCCCTCCCTCAAAGGGATAAAGAAAGCTTTTTGCTTATGATCACTATTAgctctttggtttttattttggtatttcaGAGTTAATTGTGGTTGTGATGACCTATGTGAGCAATCTGATATTTTTGCTTAAAGTCTGTGACTCTTTGGTCATTTGTGACCAGGTTGACTCATATTTAAAACTATGAATTCATAACATATTAAGGGTCTGAATATATGGATTGAATAAATACTGATCAGagataatgattatttttttcttcataaaccTACCTACCATTATAGCTGACCCTTAAAAACTGATTAGTTGATTAACAACTATGTCTGAGGAAGTAATATGGGACCTTTAGGCATTATTTAAGCTCTTTAAACATTGTCttacattcaataattacctagctgtgtggccttgggcaagccacttaaccccatttgccttgcaaaaacataaaaacataaatgacAGATATTGTCTTAGAAATATGTTGAACTACCGACCCCTAATCTGACTTCCAAGTTCCACCACCAACTCAATACAATTTAAGATTTTGCTTGTATAATACCTACTATGTCAAGTAGTACAGACATacaaagtccctgccttcaaagaactgCATAGAATAGCAGATAAAGGACCAGATTTGGCCACAGGAAATACTGTTCAACTCTAGTTCCTTCACATAGCTATGTTACCAAGCATATCACTTACATTTCTCAAAGCCTTTCCTCTAGTATCTACCTGTAAGGATTGCTGTAAGgttttaaatgaaagaatggtTAAAGGTTTAAATGTGATAATTATCTCTTTTTGTAGCAACTTTTATGGAGAGGGGAaataagtacataaaataaatacgAAGTCAATTTGGGAAGTCAGACACTAGCAACTGAATAAGGAAAGACTTTTTGTAAGAGCCAGGActtgaggggtggctagttggggcagtagataaagcacccgccctggagtcaggagtacctgggttcaaatctggtctcagacacttaataattacctagctgtgtggccttggacaagacacttaaccccgtttgccttgcaaaaaccttaaaaaaaaaaaaacctgatacttGAGCTAACTCTTGAAGGGAAGTTAGATTCCAAAAAGTCAGAAGTGAGAGTAAAGAGATAAATGAGTCAGAACTCAAATAAGTATAAGGGGGAGCAGCAAGTAGGCTAGATTGGAAAAGATGTAAAAATCAGCCTGGAAAAATTAGCGAGAACCAGCAGCTTTACATGTCAGATTGACATTTGTATTGATATTATCGTTGAGTTATTGGGGAGCCGCTAAGGCTCTGATTGCATTTTGGTCCCCATGATCATTTTGGCAAGTctgtagaggatggattggaaaagaAGGGGATTACAACAATTCAAGCAAGAGGGTTCACAGGGTCACAGACTGAGAGCCGGAAGCAGGGGTGGAGCGGGATATAATTCTAGCCAGTGTTTgactttttggggtttttttttttgccacgcTAGACAAGCGTGAATAGCACAGATTACATTTTAAAACGTGAGTCCGTCCCGGGGGCTGGAAGGGGTCTCCAATGCGACCCCTTTTCTAGGGGGAAGATAAGGGCGCGGGGGGCCGGGAGGGAGGAAACGAGGGAAAGGTTCTGGGGCTCCAAACCCCGCCCCAACCCATTGTCCTCCTAGTCGGGCCCAAAGTCATCACAATGTGCCGCGGGTACGCCATCGGCACGCCACAGAAGATGCTCACCCCGCAGCCCGGGGGAGGCCCGGAGGAGTCGGGCTTCCAAGACGAAAGGAAGCGGTTCGCCCGGGGCCCAGCCGGCCCGCGACTGCCTGAGATGCAGCGAAAGCGCCACGGGAAGCGGTCGCCCGCCCTGGCCCCGCACAAGAGAGAAAGGACTTCCCGGCATTCCCTGCGCGAGCCCGAGGGCTCCCGGGAAACGCGCCGCCAGTCCGTTTCCTCCCCGTTTCCCTCCCAGGACACCGTAGCGCGCGGTTGCCATGGGGAACTGAGGTCGGTTTCCATGCCTTGGCCCGCCACAAGCCAGTCCCGGGTGTTCGCCGAGCTGGCGCCGCTAAGCGAGAGGGGCCGGGATGGCTTCCCGGGCCCCGGCGGGGAGGCGCCGCCGAACCTcaacacccagctgccccagtgCGCGTCGGCCCTGGCCTCGGCCCAGAATCCCGCCCGCGAGGTGCACGTGAGCGGCGCGGCCGAGATGTCCTGCGGCCCCGACCGGGCCTCGGTGACGGTCAAGATCAGCAGCACCAAAACCTCGGCCGCCGAGGCCAAGAACAGCGTGGGCCGCCGCCTGGACTACATCACGCAGAACCTGCAGAAGCCGGGCGCCCAGGTGAGCGAGGGGCAAGGGGCAAGGGGCAAGGGGCAAGGGGCGGGAGGAGACAGCCGCCACGCCTCCCCAGAGTGCGCAAAGTGAAACCCCTAGCTTAGACAGCGAAACGCGTTTCTCCCCCAAAATCGGTGGGTTTTTCCTTAAGAGTTCCTGCTGAATGTAAAGGCAAACTCTTTTTGTTCGatccacttttattttttttaatttacccccccgcccccacagaaggcagtctgttagtctgtaaataaaaaaataaaaataatgtttcctGGTCGTGAGAATCAAAGGTATCAATTTTCAGGTTTCTCTTGGATTGTTTACAGTAATCGACACGAAATCTGCAAGtcctaaaaataaagatttaaaaataaagacaagtcCAGATGCTCCACTGTTTCCATGGCatccattgatctcagttgaatgggatggatgagagagaaatcattcgattcattttaaaactttgttttgttttgttttttaatttccaataCACATACCCAGGGAAGTGAGCATTGAAATGTGGAGAAGTTGCTGGCTGATTGGAAAAGTCTTTGCCTTTCCATTCTGCTTCAGTCAGAGGGATCAGCCTTACCTAAGAGGACTGAAATGATGGGTCCTGACACCTGCCTtcctttagaaataaaaaataaaaataatgcttcctggttgtgagaatcaaaggtaTCAGTTTTGAGGTTTCTCTTGGATTGTTTACAGTAATCGACACAAAATCTGCAAGtcctaaaaataaagatttaaaaataaagacaaatccaGATgctccattgtttccatggcatccattgatctcagttgaatgggatggatgagagagaaatcattcaattcattcaattcaattcattttaaaactttgtggttttttttttaattttttaaatttccaatacACATACCCAGGGAAGTGAGCATTGAAATGTGGAGTTGTGGGCTGATTGGGAAAGTCTTTGCCTTTCCATTCTGCTTCAGTCTACCTGGGCAGAGGGAGCAGCCTTACCTAAGAGGACTGAAATGATGGGTCCTGACACCTGCCTtcctttagaaataaaaaataaaaataatgcttcctggttgtgagaatcaaaggtaTCAATTTTCAAGTTTCTCTTGGATTGTTTCCAGTAATCTATACAAAATCTGCTTATGTATTGTTTTTAAGACAAGtcctaaaaataaagatttaaaaataaagacaagtgCTGTCTTACTGTCCAGATACTCCACCACCACTTATTTTTTCCCAGTAGTATATAGTAATTAACTTCTATCCACAGAAGTACAGCCATGCAATATAGGGCATTGAAAAGAGCAATCCCTTCTTTTCTCTACCTTTGTTATCTTATATCTTAAACATTTAACCtccactggacctcagttttctcctctatccTAATTAATCTTAGAAACTCCAGAGGGAGTTACTTCCCACTCCACATCTGGGATCCTACATATAGCTAGAGGTCTTAACTTGAGTTCTTTCTACTAGGAACTTGATAAATAGGCAGAgacagatttttttatattttattcatttaacattATTCAGAGATTTTCATAGGTTTCACCAAACCGCTGGAGAGGTCcatcaaacaaaaagaaaaaaaaaagaattcctagtcagtagataagatagatttctagtT is drawn from Macrotis lagotis isolate mMagLag1 chromosome 5, bilby.v1.9.chrom.fasta, whole genome shotgun sequence and contains these coding sequences:
- the LOC141523842 gene encoding interleukin-1 receptor-associated kinase 1-binding protein 1-like, translating into MCRGYAIGTPQKMLTPQPGGGPEESGFQDERKRFARGPAGPRLPEMQRKRHGKRSPALAPHKRERTSRHSLREPEGSRETRRQSVSSPFPSQDTVARGCHGELRSVSMPWPATSQSRVFAELAPLSERGRDGFPGPGGEAPPNLNTQLPQCASALASAQNPAREVHVSGAAEMSCGPDRASVTVKISSTKTSAAEAKNSVGRRLDYITQNLQKPGAQAENITVTKDFSRIENAYHMEAEICITFTEFGKMQDICNFLVEKLDSSVIISPPQFYHTPGAIENLRRQVCLSAVENAWRKAQEVCHLVGQSLGKPLLIKEEETKEWEGQIDNQQLSDLAGPLSIQQKIQSATIYASSKVFLNFEVKKKEKKKKVI